GGCTCGGCAACCTCGTCCACCCCGACGTACCCGTCGGCGGCGAGGAGGACTTCGTCACGCTGGAGACCCACGGCACGCACCGCGACTTCGCCGCCGAGGGCTTCGAGCCCCGCGACCACCTGGAGCTGGGCCAGCTGCTCGGCGCCATCGACGTCGAACGCGGCGCCAAGGTCTCCGGCTCGCGCTTCTACTTCCTGACCGGCGTCGGCGCGCTCCTGGAGCTCGCCCTGGTCAACGCGGCGATCGCCCAGGCCACGGCCGCGGGCTTCACCCCGATGCTGACACCGGCGCTGGTCCGCCCCCAGTCGATGGCCGGCACCGGCTTCCTCGGCCAGGCCGCCCAGGACGTCTACCACCTCGACAAGGACGACCTGTACCTGGTCGGCACCTCCGAGGTCCCCCTCGCCGCGTACCACATGGACGAGATCCTCGACGCCGACCGCCTGCCGCTGCGCTACGCCGGCTTCTCGCCCTGCTTCCGCCGCGAGGCGGGCTCGCACGGCAAGGACACCCGGGGCATCTTCCGCGTGCACCAGTTCGACAAGGTCGAGATGTTCTCCTACGTCCTCCCCGAGGACTCGCAGGCCGAGCACCAGCGCCTGCTGGAGTGGGAGAAGCAGTGGCTGACGTCGCTGGAGCTGCCGTTCCGCGTCATCGACGTGGCCTCGGCCGACCTGGGCTCCTCGGCGGCGCGCAAGTACGACTGCGAGGCGTGGATCCCGACCCAGGGCAAGTACCGCGAGCTGACCTCGACCTCGGACTGCACCGAGTTCCAGTCCCGCCGGCTGTCGATCCGGGTCCGCGAGGACAGGAAGGTGCGCCCGCTCGCCACGCTCAACGGCACGCTGTGCGCCGTCCCGCGCACGATCGTGGCGATCCTGGAGAACCACCAGCAAGCGGACGGCTCGGTGCGCGTGCCCGAGGTGCTCCGTCCGTACCTGGGTGGCCGGGAGGTCCTGGAGCCGGTGACCAAGTGAGCGACACCGCCTCCGCCACGGCCGCCGACGCCGGTGGAGCCGGGCCGTTCCCGTACCGGCTGATCGCGACCGATCTCGACGGCACGCTGCTGCGCGGCGACGACACGATCTCGTCGCGCACCCGGGACGCGCTCGCCGCCGCCACCTCGGCGGGCGCCGCCCACATCGTGGTGACCGGCCGCGCGGTCCCGTGGACCCGGCACATACTCGACGACCTCGGCTACGACGGTCTGGCCGTCTGCGGCCAGGGCGCGCAGGTCTACCACGCCGGGGAGCACCGGCTGCTGACCTCGGTCACGCTGGACCGCCAGCTGGCCGGGGTGGCGCTGGCCAAGATCGAGGCGGAGACCGGTCCGCTGTACCTGGCGGCGAGCCGCGACGGACTGGACGGCGACGTCCTGGTCGGCCCGGGGTACGAGGTCGGCGGCGATCTCCCGGCAGTGCCTTTCACCGACGCCTCGGACCTGTGGTCGGCGCCGCTGAACAAGATCTACATCCAGCATCCGACCCTGTCGGACGACGAACTGGCCGAGGCGGCCCGGCGCACCGCGGGCGGCTTCGTCACGGTCACCATGGCCGGCGCGGGCATCGTCGAACTGCTCCCCCTCGGCCTGTCCAAGGCGACCGGGCTGTCGCTCGCGGCCCGTCGGCTCGGGTTGAAGGCGGCCGACACGATCGCCTTCGGCGACATGCCCAACGACGTCCCGATGTTCGGCTGGGCCGCCCGCGGCGTGGCGATGGCCAACGCCCACGAGGAGCTGAAGGCGGTGGCCGACGAGGTCACGTCCTCGAACGACGAGGATGGCATCGCGGTGGTCCTGGAGCGCCTGTCGGGCTGACCCCCGCGGCACGGAGCCCACGAGCCGGACGGCGCCGACGTCCCCGTCGGTCGGCCCACGCGGGCATCCCGCGTGCTCGAAGCGGCCGCCCGATGCGCCGGCGCCGTCCGGCCTCGTGCATCCACCACAATGCCGCCGCGGAAAGCCGGGCGCCACTGAATAAAGGCGGACATACGCCGCGTCAGCTCCGGCGCCACCTGCGGCGTCTGCCCTTGCTGAAGAACCAACCGGCGGGCGGCTCGTCGGAGCGCCACGGCTGCGGCTCCGGCTTCTCGCGGCGCCAGCGGGCGGCGAGCATCCTGGCGCGGGCCGAGGGCTCGGCCGTGCCGGCCTCGCGCACGAACTCCTCGTCCAGGACGAGGCCGTCCCAGCCGTCGTCACCGGCGCCGTGTCCCGCGCCGCCCCTGGTGGCTTCCTCGCCGCCGTCCCGCGGCCGTCCGTGGCTGTCCTGCTGAGGTGTCTGGCCCGCCATCCCGGTCCTCCCAGCCCCGCGTCCCCGGTGTGTTCCCCGTTCTCTTCCCGGCCCAGTGTGCCCGGGCCGGGGTGAAGGGCCCGTCAGGGCGAGGCCCCGTCGGCGCGGGGCCCGCTCACTCCTCTCCGGCGAGCGTCAGCGACCTCAGCTTCTGGCCCGCGTACCAGGTGGCGAGGACGGTCACGCCCACCAGCAGCACCGTCGCGGTCGGCAGGCCGACGTCGGAGGTCACCAGGTTTCCGTCGGCGACCTTCTGGGCCACCGCCAGGGACCACTGCTGGACGCTCAGCGTGCGGGCGCCCGGCACCAGGGAGCCGAACAGGGCCTCCCACACGAGGGCGTAGACGAGCCCGAAGACCACCGCGTGCCGGGACACCGTGCCCAGCAGCAGGAAGAGCGCGGCGTAGGCGATGGAGGCGACCAGCGCGGCGATCGTGTAGGCGACGGCGATCTGCTGGCCGTTGCCGTTCAGGATCAGGCCGGCGAGGAACGTGGGTACGGCGGAGAAGACCATCGTCACCGCTATGGCGACGATCAGCTTGGTGAAGATGATCGTCGGCCGTTTGATCGGCTTGGACAGCAGGTACACCACCGAGCCGTCGTCGATCTCCGGACCGATCGCACCGGTGCCGGCGATGACGCCGATGATCGGCACCATCGTGGCCAGGGCGAAGCCGCCCAGCACGTCCGCCGCGGTCTGGTCGTCGACTCCGGCGAGCGCGCGCACCGCGACGGCGATGACGAGCAGCAGCAGGGGCAGCACGCCGAGGATGAGGGCCCGGCGGCGGCCGAGCAGGGCTCGGTAGGTGAGCCGGGCGACTGTGGGGTCGTACATTCTTCGGCCTCCTACGCCGCGACGAGGTACGAGAAGACGGACTCGAGGGACTCGTCGGACGGCGAGACCGTGAGCAGTCGGATGCCGTGGTCGCGGGCGACCTTGGGCAGCAGGGCCGTGAACCGTCCGAAGTCGACGGCCTGGACGCGGAGCGCGCCCTCGGCTAGGTCGACCTCGATGCCGGACGTGGACGGGTCGGCGATCAGCGCGGCCGCGAGAGCGCGGTCGTCGCTGGAGCGCACCAGGTAGCGGTGCGGCCGGTCGGTCATCAGGCGGCGGATCTTGCGGAAGTCGCCGCTGGCCGCGTGGCGTCCGGCGACGATCACCTCGATGTGCCAGGCGAGCTGTTCGACCTCTTCGAGGATGTGCGAGGAGAACAGCACGGTGCGGCCCTCGTCGCCCATGCGCCGCAGCAGGTCCATAAGCTGCATGCGCTGGCGCGGGTCCATACCGTTGAACGGCTCGTCGAGCAGGAGCAGGGACGGCTGGTGAACGAGGGCGGAGGCCATTTTCACGCGCTGCCGCATGCCCTTGGAGTACGTGGCGATCTTGCGGTCCTGCGCGTACTCCATCTCTACGGTGGAGAGCGCCTCCTGGGCCGCCTTGGCGCCCAGGCCGTGCAGTTCGGCGTTGGCCAGGACGAACTCGCGGCCGGTGAGGAAGTCGTACATCGCCTCCCGCTCGGGGACGATGCCGATGTGCTTGTAGATGGCCTCGTTGCGCCAGACCGGCCTGCCGTCGAGGGTGACGCTGCCGGTGGAGGGGGCGAGGAAGCCGCCCATCATGTTGATGAGGGTGGACTTTCCCGCGCCGTTGGGGCCGAGGAGGCCGGTGACGCCGGGGCCGATCGTCATGGTGATGTCGTTGACGGCGACCACGTTGCCGAACCAGCGGGAGACGTGGTCGATGCTGAGGGTGCTCACAGTCCCACCTTCTTGTAGCGGCGCATCAGCAGGCCGTAGGTGCCGGCGATCAGGCCCAGGGTGACGAGGACGAAGACCAGGCCCTCGCCGTTGCTCGGGCCGACCCCGCCCGGGAAGGCCGAGGTGGCGCCGAGGAAGGCGGACTGCACCCCGTCGATGAGGGTGATGGGCGAGAACAGGCCGATCCAGGAGACGGCCCCGGAGCTGCCCTGGACGTCGGCGATCGCCTGGAGCGTGGAGACCGCGCCGTAGGTGATGGTCAGGACGGCGATGACGGCCGCGATGCCGAAGCCGCGGCGCGGGGTGACCGAGGCGACGACCAGACCGAGACCGGCGAAGAGCAGCGAGAGCAGTGCCACGGAGACGAGTCCCTGTGCGAACCCCTTGGTCTGGTCCGCGAAGTCGAGTTTGGCGAGCAGCGCGCCCACGTAGAGCACCAGCAGGGGCGCGGCGGTGAGGATGAACAGGGCCGAGGACAGCGCCGCGTACTTCGCGCGGACGTAGTCGGAGGTCTCGATCGGCCGGGAGAAGTACAGCGGCACGGTCTTGAAGCGCAGGTCGCGCGAGACGGACTGGGGGGCCTGCGAGGCGACGTACAGGCTGATGACGGCCTGGAGGACGATCGCGTAGCGCGTGTAGTCCACGGGCAGGTCGTTCGCCTTGGTCGCGACGGCGACGGCGACCATGATGGCCGCGGGCAGGCACATCACCACGAACAACAGCATCGGCAGCACCTTGGACTTGGCCGAACGGCCGAGGCCGTAGGCGCCGCGCAGGGACTGCGAGTACAGCGAGCGGCGGGCGTAGGCGCGGCCGAGGCGGGGGCCGTCGTAGTTGCGGTAGCCGATGTTGTGGATACGGGTCTGGTCACCCGGGACCGTGGCTGTGGGCTGTTCAGCTGCCATGGCCGACCGCCTCCTTCCGTGCTTCGTCGCTGTCCTTGAAGACCTCCGAGATGTGGTGCCGGCGCTGTTCCATCCGGACCAGGCCGAGGCCGAGGTCGGCGATGACGTCCCGGACCAGGTCGTAGGTCTCCTCGCCGGAGGCGGTGAGCAGCAGCACGTGGCCGGCGCCGGGCAGGCCGCTGCCGTCCTGGACGGTCACTCCGCGCGCGTCGAGCGCGTCGCGCACCGCGCGGGTGCCGTCGGGGTGTTCGTCGGTGTCGGTGACCTCGATGGCGAGGGTCGTCGTGTTCTGCGTGAAGTCCGTGGTGGAGCTGGAGCGCAGCAGCTTGCCGCCGTCCACGACGACGACGTGGTCGCAGGTGCGTTCCAACTCGCCCAGCAGGTGTGAGGTGACCAGGACGGAGATGCCGAAGTCGGTGTGGATGCGGCGGATGAGGCCGAGCATCTCGTCACGGCCGACCGGGTCGAGGCCGTTGGTCGGCTCGTCGAGGAAGACCAGCTGGGGGTCGTGCACCAGGGCCTGGGCGAGCTTCACGCGCTGCTTCATGCCCGTCGAGTAGCCGCCTATGGGCCGGTAGCGCTCCTCGTAGAGGCCGACGTGGCGCAGGGTGTCGGCCGTACGCTCGCGCGCGGCGGTGGGGGGCAGGCCGGACATGCGCGCCATGTGGACGACGAACTCGGTGGCCGAGACGTCGGGCGGCAGGCAGTCGTGTTCCGGCATGTAGCCGACCCGCTCGCGGATGGCAGCGCCCTTGGTGGCGACATCGAGTCCGAGCACTTCGGCCCGGCCCTCGGTGGCGGGAGACAGACCCAGAAGGATCTTGATCAGAGTGGACTTGCCGGCGCCGTTGGCACCGACGAGTCCGGTCACACCGGGTCCGACATCCACGGAGAGCCGGTCGAGCGCGGTCACCCGGGGGAACCGCTTGCTCAGGCTTTCGGTCGCGATCACAGTCACATCCAAGACTGTAGTGACGAGCGCCACTGAGGTCGTCAGACCGCAGAGCCGTCTTGGAGTCAGACTCGAGTAGTACGGGCCCGTAGGGGATGCCGTACTTGAGAGCCACGGAGCGGGGGTGGAGGGCCGCACGGCCACCCTATTGACGTTGGGTCTAACAACTGGGAGATTCGGCGGCGTCACGTTACGAGCGAGTAGCACCGTCGGCGCGGACCGCGTCCGGACGGCTGGAACGGGGTGGCATGGCGACGGCAGTGGCAGCGGAACCCCGTGCGGAGCTGCGGGGATTCCGGGAGGTGCAGCGTCTCGCCTACGAGTGCGCCGAGGCGGTGGCGGCCCGGCTGACGCCGGGGGTGACCGAGCGCGAGGCGGCCCGGATGCAGCGCGAGTGGCTGCGGGAGCGGGGCGTGCGGGACTGGTTCCACCTGCCCTTCGCCTGGTTCGGCGACCGCACGGCGTTCACGGACTTCCGCGTTCCGCTCCAGTTCTTCCCCACCGGCCGCCGACTGGAGCCGGGGATGCCCTTCATCCTGGACATGGCCCCGGTGCACCGGGGCTTCACCGCCGACATCGGCTACTCCGGATCACTCGGCCCCAACCCGGTCCAGCACCGGCTGGCGGCCGACCTGGCGGCACACCGCGAGCTGATCCTGCGCGAGGTGCGCGAGCGCCGTTCGCTGCGGGAGATCTACGAGGACGTGGACCGGCTCATGGTCCGTCAGGGCTATGCCAACCGGCATCGCGCCTATCCCTTCGGCGTCATCGCCCACAAGGTGGACCGGGTGCGCGAACGGCGGCTGTCGCCACGCCTGTTCGGCTTCGGCACGCAGTCGCTCAAGGGGCTGGCGGGAGACGCGCTGCACGGCCACCGCGAGGGCTGGTCCCCGCTGTGGTCGCCCTACCGCTTCTCCGACCACCCGCCCCGCCCGGGGCTGTGGGCGGTCGAACCCCACCTCGGTTTCCGGGGTACCGGCGCGAAGTTCGAGGAGGTCCTGGTCGTCACCGACTCCACGGATCCCGCGGAGAGCGCCTTCTGGCTGGACGACGATCTGCCGCACGTGCGGCGCTGGGCGGAGGCGAAATGACGGTGCTGGACGGAGCGCGGGAGCGCTGGGTGCGCACGGGCGGGGTCGAGCTGTGCGTGGCCGAGCTGGGCGATTCGCGGCAGCCCACGGTCGTCCTGGTGCACGGCTATCCGGACAGCAAGGAGGTCTGGTCCGAGGTCGCCGGCCGCCTCGCCGACCG
The Streptomyces sp. NBC_01723 genome window above contains:
- the serS gene encoding serine--tRNA ligase, yielding MIDLRLLREDPDRVRASQRARGEDVALVDSLLSADERRRSSGVRFDELRAEQKGLGKLIGKASGDEKAELLKRAEQLKTDVKTADAERDAADAETQQLLQRLGNLVHPDVPVGGEEDFVTLETHGTHRDFAAEGFEPRDHLELGQLLGAIDVERGAKVSGSRFYFLTGVGALLELALVNAAIAQATAAGFTPMLTPALVRPQSMAGTGFLGQAAQDVYHLDKDDLYLVGTSEVPLAAYHMDEILDADRLPLRYAGFSPCFRREAGSHGKDTRGIFRVHQFDKVEMFSYVLPEDSQAEHQRLLEWEKQWLTSLELPFRVIDVASADLGSSAARKYDCEAWIPTQGKYRELTSTSDCTEFQSRRLSIRVREDRKVRPLATLNGTLCAVPRTIVAILENHQQADGSVRVPEVLRPYLGGREVLEPVTK
- a CDS encoding HAD family hydrolase — its product is MSDTASATAADAGGAGPFPYRLIATDLDGTLLRGDDTISSRTRDALAAATSAGAAHIVVTGRAVPWTRHILDDLGYDGLAVCGQGAQVYHAGEHRLLTSVTLDRQLAGVALAKIEAETGPLYLAASRDGLDGDVLVGPGYEVGGDLPAVPFTDASDLWSAPLNKIYIQHPTLSDDELAEAARRTAGGFVTVTMAGAGIVELLPLGLSKATGLSLAARRLGLKAADTIAFGDMPNDVPMFGWAARGVAMANAHEELKAVADEVTSSNDEDGIAVVLERLSG
- a CDS encoding SGM_3592 family protein, translated to MAGQTPQQDSHGRPRDGGEEATRGGAGHGAGDDGWDGLVLDEEFVREAGTAEPSARARMLAARWRREKPEPQPWRSDEPPAGWFFSKGRRRRWRRS
- a CDS encoding ABC transporter permease subunit, whose translation is MYDPTVARLTYRALLGRRRALILGVLPLLLLVIAVAVRALAGVDDQTAADVLGGFALATMVPIIGVIAGTGAIGPEIDDGSVVYLLSKPIKRPTIIFTKLIVAIAVTMVFSAVPTFLAGLILNGNGQQIAVAYTIAALVASIAYAALFLLLGTVSRHAVVFGLVYALVWEALFGSLVPGARTLSVQQWSLAVAQKVADGNLVTSDVGLPTATVLLVGVTVLATWYAGQKLRSLTLAGEE
- a CDS encoding ABC transporter ATP-binding protein; protein product: MSTLSIDHVSRWFGNVVAVNDITMTIGPGVTGLLGPNGAGKSTLINMMGGFLAPSTGSVTLDGRPVWRNEAIYKHIGIVPEREAMYDFLTGREFVLANAELHGLGAKAAQEALSTVEMEYAQDRKIATYSKGMRQRVKMASALVHQPSLLLLDEPFNGMDPRQRMQLMDLLRRMGDEGRTVLFSSHILEEVEQLAWHIEVIVAGRHAASGDFRKIRRLMTDRPHRYLVRSSDDRALAAALIADPSTSGIEVDLAEGALRVQAVDFGRFTALLPKVARDHGIRLLTVSPSDESLESVFSYLVAA
- a CDS encoding ABC transporter permease yields the protein MAAEQPTATVPGDQTRIHNIGYRNYDGPRLGRAYARRSLYSQSLRGAYGLGRSAKSKVLPMLLFVVMCLPAAIMVAVAVATKANDLPVDYTRYAIVLQAVISLYVASQAPQSVSRDLRFKTVPLYFSRPIETSDYVRAKYAALSSALFILTAAPLLVLYVGALLAKLDFADQTKGFAQGLVSVALLSLLFAGLGLVVASVTPRRGFGIAAVIAVLTITYGAVSTLQAIADVQGSSGAVSWIGLFSPITLIDGVQSAFLGATSAFPGGVGPSNGEGLVFVLVTLGLIAGTYGLLMRRYKKVGL
- a CDS encoding ABC transporter ATP-binding protein, producing the protein MIATESLSKRFPRVTALDRLSVDVGPGVTGLVGANGAGKSTLIKILLGLSPATEGRAEVLGLDVATKGAAIRERVGYMPEHDCLPPDVSATEFVVHMARMSGLPPTAARERTADTLRHVGLYEERYRPIGGYSTGMKQRVKLAQALVHDPQLVFLDEPTNGLDPVGRDEMLGLIRRIHTDFGISVLVTSHLLGELERTCDHVVVVDGGKLLRSSSTTDFTQNTTTLAIEVTDTDEHPDGTRAVRDALDARGVTVQDGSGLPGAGHVLLLTASGEETYDLVRDVIADLGLGLVRMEQRRHHISEVFKDSDEARKEAVGHGS
- a CDS encoding M24 family metallopeptidase encodes the protein MATAVAAEPRAELRGFREVQRLAYECAEAVAARLTPGVTEREAARMQREWLRERGVRDWFHLPFAWFGDRTAFTDFRVPLQFFPTGRRLEPGMPFILDMAPVHRGFTADIGYSGSLGPNPVQHRLAADLAAHRELILREVRERRSLREIYEDVDRLMVRQGYANRHRAYPFGVIAHKVDRVRERRLSPRLFGFGTQSLKGLAGDALHGHREGWSPLWSPYRFSDHPPRPGLWAVEPHLGFRGTGAKFEEVLVVTDSTDPAESAFWLDDDLPHVRRWAEAK